The nucleotide sequence CGTGCTCGCCGCGCCCGACGCCGGCTTCCGTGCCGTCGGCGTGCTCTATCAGGAGTTCGTGGTCCGCTGCCGCATCGAGGGGCTCGGGACGGCCGTGCCCGACCTCACCGAATTCCGCCGCATGCTGACGCATGCGCGCGCCGGGCTCGGCACCGATCTCGCCGAGGACGACGCCTGGCAGGACGTGTCGCTGCGCGCCTCGATCCTGCCCGACGACATGCAGGGCGTGTTCATGATGATCGCGCGCGCCGCGAAGGAAGGCTGGCCCTGTCCCGGCGATGCCGCGATCGCCCGTGCCTATGGCTCGCATTCGCTGCGCCGGGCGCAACGCCTGCTCGGCTACATGGAGGAGCAGGGCCTGATCGTCGTCCAGCTCGACGGCGGCGGCCGCCGGATCGTGACGCTGGTGGAATTGGCCTGGGCGACCGCGCCGGGCGATCCCAATGGCGACGATCTGCCGGCGGAGCAGGTCGTGAGCGCGGCGTCGGCCTGAGCCGGCGGATTTAGAACGGGCAGGTCACTCACATTGCCTCGGTTGCATTGATGCCCACGAGCGCATCCGGCGAACGGCGCCCGTCATCCGCAAACATGCGGCGATAGAGCACCACCGAAACCAGCCATGCGATCGCGAACAGCGCGATCACGACCAAGCCGACATTCGCGAGCGACTCGTTGAGGCCATCGACCAGCGACCATACGCCGCCGGTCAGACCAAGCCGGTCGGCGATCAGGCCGAACGCCTCGATGCCGCCGATGAGCAGCGCGACCGCGAGGGAGGCGCCGGTGATGGTGAGGTTGTACCAGAGCTTGCGCAAGGGATCGACGAAGGCCCAGCGATAGGCGCTGACCATCAGCGCGGAATCGGCGGTGTCGACCAGCGCCATGCCGGCTGCGAACAGCGCGGGAAAGACCATGACATCGGCAAGCGATGCGCCGCGCACAGCTTCGCTCGCGGAGATGCTGAGCAGGCCGATCTCGGTCGCGGTGTCGAAGCCGAGGCCGAACAGGAAGCCAAGAGGGTACATATGCCCCGGCTTTGTCACCAGGCGGAACATCGGGCCGAGCAGCCGCGCCAGGACTCCGCGATTGGCGAGCAGTGCATCGAGACCTTCGGCGTCGTGAACGCCCTGCTCGCGCGCCGCGCGGAACGTCCGCCACAGGCCGGCGAAGATGACGAGATTGATCGTCGCGATCACTAGCAAAAACAGCGCCGACACGGAGGTGCCGATCAAGCCGCCGATGTCCTTGAGCAGGCTGCCGCCGCCAAGACTCACCACGCCGAGCGCAAGCAGCATGGTCGCGACCATGACGACCGTGGAATGGCCCAGCGCGAAATACAGACCGACGCCGCGCGGCCCGCCACCCGCATGC is from Bradyrhizobium xenonodulans and encodes:
- a CDS encoding HoxN/HupN/NixA family nickel/cobalt transporter, producing the protein MTRWSLRAVEPGLLLLFGGLIAANVAAWAWAFAAFGDRPTVMATALLAWVFGLRHAVDADHIAAIDNVVRKLMHAGGGPRGVGLYFALGHSTVVMVATMLLALGVVSLGGGSLLKDIGGLIGTSVSALFLLVIATINLVIFAGLWRTFRAAREQGVHDAEGLDALLANRGVLARLLGPMFRLVTKPGHMYPLGFLFGLGFDTATEIGLLSISASEAVRGASLADVMVFPALFAAGMALVDTADSALMVSAYRWAFVDPLRKLWYNLTITGASLAVALLIGGIEAFGLIADRLGLTGGVWSLVDGLNESLANVGLVVIALFAIAWLVSVVLYRRMFADDGRRSPDALVGINATEAM